CGGGATGCGATGGCGATCGGCACCGCAGGCTATACCGCAATGCTGTCGGTGCTGGCGCTGGAGGAGCATGGCCTGACGCCGAAGAGCGGTCCGATCGCAGTGACGGGCGCCGCCGGCGGCGTCGGGTCGGTCGCGATCGCCGTGCTCTCGAAGCTCGGTTACCACGTCATCGCGTCAACCGGACGGCTGTCCGAGGCCGATTATCTGAAGGGTCTTGGCGCGTCCGAGGTGATCGACCGCGCCGATCTCTCGGGCCCGGCGAAGCCGCTGGCGAAGGAGCGCTGGGCCGGTGGTGTGGATAGTGTCGGATCGACCACGCTGGCGAATCTGCTCTCCATGACCCGTTATGGCGGCGCCGTCGCGGCCTGCGGTCTGGCGGCCGGTATGGACTTGCCGACGTCGGTCGCGCCCTTCATTTTACGGGGAGTGTGCCTTCTCGGCATCGATTCGGTGATGTGCCCGATCGAGTTGCGAAGGACTGCCTGGCGTCGCCTTGCGAGCGATCTGGATAAGGCGAAACTGGCTGATATTACTCACGAAATCGTCTTAGACGAGGTCGCCGCGTACGGTCCGAAAATCCTCGGCGGCCAGGTCCGCGGCCGGATCGTGGTAAAAATAGTCTGAGCGCGTTCAGACTTTACCAACCAAGCTGCTCCAATGTTGCCACTGTTGGTATGGTAAGCAGCGGGTAAAGAGACCTACAGCATGATCTGGGGGGGCTCGCGCAGATGTCGAAAGCGCCTGTGTGGGGACCTTGTGGGTACAAGGAGCGGGAGCCCGCGCTCGTAAGTTGGAGTAGCTGCATGCTTGCGCGTTTGATGTTGGGGGCCGTCACGGCCGGAGCAATGGTCGTGCCGGCATTCGCGGGCATGATGAACGCCGACGAGGCCCGTAAGTTCGTCGCCGGCAAGGTGTTCGCCTTCACCTGTTTCGATGGCACCCGCGGCGCCGGCCGCATTCTCGACGACATGGGTGCGGCGGGCTCGATCCAGTTCTCCGGCTCGGGTCCGATCCGCCATGTGCGACTGCCGGGCAACACGCTGCAGATCCGTGGCCAGAGCGTCTGTGCCTCGCTGAAGGGACTACCGTTCGAGCCCTGTTTCAATCTCGACAAGCAGGACGACCGTTCATTCCGCGGCTCGGTCTCCGGAATGGGCTTTGCCTATTGCGATTTCCATCACCAGGGTGGCCATCAGATGCTGATGGCGCGCGCGGTGGCGCGGCCGCGTTCGCATCATCGGTCCGAACAGACGCGCTCGGCCGACGCGTCGCAAACCGAAGTGACGGCACGCGTGGAAACGCCGCGCGTCCAGAGCAACAAGCTCGAGCCGGTCAAATCCGAGGCCAAGGCGGAGCCGGCCAAGAGCGAGAGCCCGCCGGAGCTGCGTCGCTCGACCGAGTAACGCCACAAGTTAATCTTCGCGCCGGGACGAATATCGGCCGCCAAGCCGTAGTCATACGGATGGCGGCCTTCATGCGTTGGTAGCTACTCAATGTCCAACGTCCTCCGAAAGGCCGGACGTTGGCCCCCGTATTTGAGTAGAGTTTATGGCGCAGTATTTTTTCAGGATCAGTCACGGCGAATACGCAGGCGCCTCCGATCAGGCGACGGAGTTCGAGAACCGGGACGTGGCCTGGGCCGAGATGACGAAAGTCTGCGGCAACTTCCTTGGCAGTATCTCGCGCAATCTCAAGCAGAACAGCGAGTGGCACATGGAGTTGCTCGACGAAGGCCGGAAGCCTGTGTTCAGGATTCGCCTTGTCGCGGAATCGGTCGACTGACGTTCGCCGCTCTCCACCACTCCGCCTATCCCTCGGCTTGCGGGACAGGCGGCGGGGCCTGCCTGCGGAACAGGATGCGCTGGTACAGCCAGCCGATCGCGACCAGCACGATGCCCAAGCACATGAACGACAGCGCGCGGTAAACGCCGGTCAGCGTCGACATGTCGACCAGAAACGCCTTCAGGATCGTCAGGCCGATCACGACGGCGGATGCGAGCCGTGCACGCTGCGAGTTCACCAGAATACCGATACCAAGCAGCGCGACGCCGAACATCAGCCAGGCGATCGAATAGGTGTATTGCTCAGCGTCCGTGGTCTCGCTGTAGGTCAGCACCGGTCCGTTATAGAGCCGACGGATTTCAAAGGTCACGTAAGCGAGCGCAAGGATCAGCGCGCCCGCAGCGATGGTGTTGCCGTAGCTCGCGGGGCGATGGCCCGCCACGGCATAGGACAACAGCAGCGCCAGCACGGCGGGCAGGGCGTAGCCGAGCAGCAGCAGATTGAGGAAGCTGCCGCCGACGTTCTCGGACCACAGCATCGGGTTTTCCAGCCCCAGCAGTCCGAACGCTGCGCCTAGTCCGGCGAAGCCGGTCAGCAGCACCGCGCCGACATTGTGGACAATGCTGCCGCTGCGCAGCCGTAGGCGTTCCAGCCCGATCGCCATCGCGAGCGTCACGCCGACCTGCAATGCGACCTCGGTCAGCCCCGCGGTATCGCGATAGACGTCGCCGCCGTTGACAGCGTGGCGGATCTCCATGAAGGCGAGCAGCACGGTGAACAGGATGGCGGCGGACTCGACCATCCGCAGCGGGACATCGTCGCCGTTGCGGCGGAGGAAGTGGCCTCCCGCCCAGAACGACAGTGCCGGGATGCCATAGCCCCACAACAACCAGTTGAAGATCGGCGTGGTGCCGACGGCATCGCCGGCAATCCGCGGCTCGTAGCCGATGCGCAGCATCACGATGGCGGCGAGGATCGCGGCGAGCCAGCGCAGGAACGGGATCGGCCGCTGCACCGAGAGCCACGCGGTGCCCATCGAGGCCAGTGCGAGGGCGATGGTGAGCCAGCCGCGGTCGAGCGCGAAGGTGAGCGCGAGGGCAAGCGATGCAAGCGCACCGGTGGCGAACAGTGCGATCGAGGGAGACAGCTCCTGCCGCTCGCCGCGCCGTGTCAGCGCCTCGGTCGCGGCGGCATAGGCCGCGGCGAGCAGCACGGCGAGGATCGCAAACGGGATCGAGCGATCCAGATGCGCGATGCGTGCGTAGAGCGCGACCAAAAGCGAGACCGGCGTGAACACGGCCACGGCGGCCCAGGTCGCGGTGATCTTCGTCGTGGCAAACCGCATCTGGGCGAGAAATCCTGCGATACCAAACGCGGCCGCGAACACCGCCGCGGTCACGAGATGCAGCGAGACCGAACCATCGGTCGCCGATGGGCCGATACCCGGGATCGCTCCGCCCGGAGCCACCAGCATCTCGACGTTGCGGCGGACGGCCCATTCGCCGAACACGATGAAGGCGAAGGCTGACGCGGCGCCGATCGCGCCAACTGCCGCGGGGGCGCGCCAGCCGACGACGAGGCTGCCGGCCACCAGCAGCGCGAAGCTGATCATGGCGGCGTCGGCATGCGCGCTGTTCAGCACGATCATCATTGCGCCGAACAGGTAGGCCGCGAGCGAAACGGACGAGATCGGCTCGATCGCTTCGCCGCCGCCCTCAGGGCCGAACACGAAGCCGCAGACTACGAGCAGCGCGGCGAGCACGAACCCCGCGATCACGTGGAAGGCGTGCGGCGCGATCATCTCCGGACCGCATTGCAGGCAGGGGAAGGTCCACAGCAGCGCGAACACGATCGTCGTGACCGCAAGCCAGCGCCACAAGCGGATGCGCGCGAGCCCGAACGACGCCGCGGTCACGATCGCGAGATAGATATAAAGCGACCAGAAGTCGGGCTTGTCGGACGATACAAGGATCGGCGTGACGAAGGCACCGACGATACCGAGCCCGGCGAGCGCGGGTCCATGCAGCAGCGCGGCTGCGAGCGTGCCGAGCGCGACCAGGCCGAGCAGGATGAACGCGGTCGCCGGTGCGAGGAAGTCATAGAGCGCGTAGGCGGCGTAGACGGTAGCGAACGCCACCGCGGTGCCGGCGGCGGTGAGGATCGCCGGGATGTTGGCGATCGGCAGCGCAGCGATGGTGGAGATGCTTTCCTTGCGCCGCGTCCACTCGCCGGCCGCAAGCAGCGCCAGCGCGAACAGGCCGCCGAGCATCGTGCGCACGCCGGGGCCGAGCAGGCCGGCCTCGATCGAGTAGCGCACCATGAAGAAGCCGCCGAGCGCGAGCGTCAGGCCGCCGATCCACACCACCCAGCGCGTGCCCAATTTCTCCTCCAGGCCGGGCGCCGGTTGTGGCAGGGGCGGCGGCGCGGCGCTCGGCGCGCTCGCGGCCGGCTGGTCCTGCACATCAGGCGCAACGGGTGCCGCCTCCGGCAACGGCGGCGGCATAGGCGCAATTGATGGCGCGGCCGGCAGCGTCTGTTCGGATTCCTCTGGCGGTGCCGGGGAGATCGGACGCGCAGCGGTCGTTGTCGCGGCCTCGATCGCTTCCAGCCGGCTCCGCAGCGCCGCAATCTGGTTCAGCGCCTTGCGCGCGAAGATGATCGCGACGATGGCGATGACCAGCGTCAGGAAGTCGAACGGTGAATCGAACATTGGGCCTCCGGCAAAGCGCGCCGGACCTTTGGCCAGCCAGCGGCCCGTCGCAACCTATTATGTGCAGCCTGAGGGGCTGGAAGTTCAAGCGATAGGGCGCGGCACGCTCGTGCTATTCCACATCGATGCGGAACGGGCGGCCTTCGACGTTCATGCTGCCCGGACCCATCGCATCGAGTGCGCGCAACATCCGGCCCTCGCGTCCCAGCGCCTTGTCGGCAAGGCTGACGATCAATCTGTTGGGAGCCGCGATCGGAGAGGCTTCGCGGATCAGCCGGGCGATTGCCATTTCATCACGGTGCGGATTGAGCGCGCAGACGGCGGCGAACGCGCTCGCGGTCGAGCGGCTGATGCCGGCATAGCAGTGGACCACCATCGGCGCACGACGGTCCCAGCCGCGCACGAAGCTCAGCACTTTTTCGATATGCTCTTCGTTGGGGACGACGAACCCGTCTATCGCTTCCGTGATGTCGTCCATCGACACTTTCATATGATTGGCAGGAAGCACGGAGGGCGGCCGCTGCACCTGATCGACATTGGCCATCACGGTGAGCACATGGCTGGCGCCCGTGGTCCTGACCGTGTCGAGAAGCGCGGCAAGTGAGCAGACGTGAAGCATGATGATCCTTGGATAGGCTCTGTACCGGCAATTATAGGCCCGCGTGGAGGCCGGTGAAAGCCGCTGCGGCCGGTCAGCTATGCAGCGCCTTGAAGCGCTCGAGGAACTGCTTTTCAGCCCTGGCCGCGGTCCATGGCGTCAGATAGTCGCGCTCGGTCGCCTCGGGCAGTCCGGGATCGCGGCCGAACAGCCGTTTTGCTTCGCTTTCGGAAAATCCTGCAAGATGCGTCGCTTCGAGATAGGCCGCGCCGCGATCCGCGGCCTTGATCTGTTGGGTGATCTCGTCCGCGAGCACGGCAGGCAGGCCGAAGCGGATGTGGATCGCAGACAACAGCCGCTTCTCGACCACCTTGTAGTCGCCGCCGAGCACTGCCTTGAACGGCGAGATCATATCGCCGATGACGTATTCCGGCGCGTCATGCAGCAGCGCCGCCAGGCGGAAGCTGGCATCGACGCGCGGCATCTGCTGGCGCATCACCGCCTCGACCAAAAGAGTGTGCTGGGCCACCGAGAAGATATGTGCGCCGCTGGTCTGTCCGTTCCAGCGTGCGACCCGCGCCAAGCCGTGCGCGATGTCGACGATCTCGATGTCGAGCGGCGAGGGGTCGAGCAGGTCCAGCCGGCGCCCAGACAACATGCGCTGCCAGGCGCGGGCGGTTTCCGTCGATTTGTGTGCGGTCATTTCGTCTTGAGCCGCGGTGCGCGGTGCTTGCCGCTGCAGTTCTCGTGACAAAAGCAGGTGACGAGATGATCGTTGACCATGCCGGTCGCCTGCATGAACGCGTAGACGATCGTGGGCCCGACGAACTTGAAGCCGCGTGCGCCGAGCTCCTTGGAGATCTTGATCGAGATCGGCGTCGAGGCCGGCACGCTCGCGGTGCTCTTGAACTGGTTGACCTTGGGCTTGCCGTCGACGAAGTCCCAGAGGAATTTCGAGAAGCCCGGACCTTTCTCCATGATCTCCAGATACGACTTCGCGCTCGCCACCGCGCCTTCGATCTTGGCGCGGTTGCGGACGATGCCGGCATCGTTCATCAGCGCGTGGACCTTCTTGTCGCTGTAGCGCGCGATCTTCTCGGGCTGGAAATCGTCGAAGGCTTTGCGGAAATTGTCGCGCTTGCGCAGGATCGTGATCCAGGAGAGGCCGGCCTGGAAGCCGTCGAGGATCAGCTTCTCGTAGAGCGCACGGTCGTCGTACTCCGGCACGCCCCATTCGTTGTCGTGATAGGCGACATAGAAGGCATCCTCGCCCGGCCAGGGGCATCGCGTCTTGCCGTCCGGATGCAGTTGTGCGGTACGGCTCATGCGACGGTCTGCTTGGGTGTGGTGCGGACGACATCGGGCTCGGCGAGGCGAAGCGACAACCCGCCCGCGGTCAGCGGCTGACCGGCATCGAGCGCGTCGGCGACGCGGTCGATACGGACCAATGCGAGGCCCCTTTCGCCCGCGGTCGAGCCCATCGTGCCGACCTGCTTGTCGCCGGCCAGGATCGTTGTGCCGGCCTCGGGCGATGGGCCGTCGAGGATGATCTTCACCGTGCGGGTGCGCGCCGTGCCGCGGTGCTGCATGCGCGACACCACTTCCTGGCCGACATAGCAGCCCTTGTCGAAATCGACGCCGTGCAGGCGGTCCATGTTGGTCTCGTGCGGGAAGGCATCGCCATACATGAAGTCGAGCCCGCCGCGCGGCACGCCGGTCGCGATGCGATGCGCCTCATAGGCACTGCTGTCGACGAGGTCGGCGCCGACCAGATCGGCGAGCTTCTGCTTCAATTCTTCGGGGATCAGGATGCGCCAGCCGAGCGCAGCATTGCGCGGATCGGCGAAAGCGAGATCGGGCATCGTCGCCGGCTCGCCATCCCACGCTGCGAGCGCCCCAAGGTTGTCAGTGAGATTCTCGACCACGACCTTGGCGCGCAACTTGTAGAAGCCGAGCTTGTCGGCGAGCGCCTTGGCGAGCGCGCGCGGCGCGTCGATCAGGAAGCCGCCGCCGTGGCCCGTCGGCGCCTCGGTGATCAAGAAATCGACGATGATCTTGCCCTGCGGCGTCAGCAGTGCACCGAACCGGGCCTGCCCTGGGCGCAGCTCTGCGATGTCGGTCGTGATGAGGCCGTTGAGGAAGTTGCGGGCGTCCTCGCCGGAGACCTTGACCACGCCCCGATCTGGAAGAAACGCTGCTTTCATTCGCAAAATTGGCTCTTTTTCCAAGTTCCTTGGGAAACGCGCGGCTCGCGGATATCCCCTGCCAAGCTAAGACGCTAGAGTGCACCGAACAAGGCCCGCGCGACAGCGGAAAAGCGGGCGTCGAGGACCGATGAATCAGCGTTTTGACACCATTCTAAAATCCGGCACCGTGGTCAATCAGGACGGCGAGGGCGTGCGCGATATCGGCATCGCCGACGGCCGCATCGCCGCGATCGGCGCCCTCGGCCAGGCCTCGGCTGGCGAGGTGATCGACTGCAAGGGCCTGCACATCCTGCCCGGCGTGATCGACACCCAGGTGCATTTCCGCGAGCCCGGCCAGACCCACAAGGAGGATCTGGAGACGGGATCGCGCAGCGCCGTGATGGGCGGCGTCACCGCCGTGTTCGAGATGCCGAACACCGACCCGCTGACGGTGACCGAGGCCAACTTCACCGACAAGATCAAGCGCGGCCGCCAGCGCATGCATTGCGATTTCGCGTTCTTCATCGGCGGCACCCGCGAGAACGTGCAGGACCTGCCGGAGCTCGAGCGCGCACCGGGCTGCGCCGGCGTCAAGGTGTTCATCGGCTCCTCCACCGGCGCGCTGTTGGTCGAGGACGACGAGAGCCTGCGGCGGATCTTCCAGGTGATCCGGCGCCGCGCCTCGTTTCATGCCGAGGACGAATACCGCCTCAATGAGCGCAAGCCGCTGCGCGTCGAGGGCGATCCGCGCTCGCATCCGGTGTGGCGCGACGAGACTGCGGCGCTGATGGCGACCGAGCGGCTGGTCAAGCTCGCGCGGGAGACCGGCAAGCGCATCCACGTGCTGCATATCTCGACCAAGCAGGAGATCGAATATCTGCGCGACCACAAGGACGTCGCGTCCTGCGAGGCGACGCCGCACCACCTTACGATGGCAGCGCCGGAGTGCTACGAGCGGCTCGGCACCCGCGCACAGATGAACCCGCCGGTGCGCTCGGCCGATCACCGCGCCGGCATCTGGTACGGCATCGAGCAGGGCATCATCGACGTGCTCGGCTCGGATCACGCGCCGCATACGCTGGAGGAGAAGGCGAAGACCTATCCGGCCTCGCCCTCGGGCATGACCGGCGTGCAGACGCTGGTGCCCGTGATGCTCGACCACGTCAACGCCGGCCGGCTGTCGCTGGCGCGGTTCGTCGATCTCACCAGCGTCGGTCCTGCGCGCCTGTTCAACATCGCCTGCAAGGGCCGCATCGCGGCGGGCTATGACGCCGACTTCACCATCGTCGACCTCAAGCGCAGCGAGACCATCACCGACAAATGGGTCGCCTCGCGCGCGGGCTGGACGCCCTATGACGGGGTGCGGGTGCAGGGCTGGCCGGTCGGCACTTTCGTGCGCGGCAAGCGCGTGATGTGGCAGGGTGAGCTGACGACGCCGTCGACGGGCGAGCCGGTCCGGTTCCTCGAGACGCTGAAGCCGTAGATTCTAATCCTGACGCGGTTTCTTCACGCGAACCGGCGCCCCACTTCGCTCGAAAACGCTTTGGTTATTGCCTGGCGAGCGCCAGCGAGAACTCGCCGTTGCGCACGCGCGCGGCTAGCCCTTCGGCGAACTTGGCGACCGCATCCTCGCCATAGGTGGAGACGAGCTCGGCCAGCGCCGCAAACAGGCTCGCCTGCGCCAGGCAGTCGCCGTCGACGCCGTCATGACGCGCCTCCGCCCAGGCCTCGTTCAGGTAGCCCAGCGCGGCTTGCTTCTGCTCGTGATCGGGCCGCGGGTCGTTGTGAGGGGGAAAGGACGCTGGATGGCGCATGAAACTCATCGGAATAGGTACGCGGTCCGGAAGCGAACCACGGCGACACCGGCGAGGTGTAGCACGCATGCGGGTACCGCCTAGCCCATATCTTTAAGAAAGGTTAACGCGCCTCTCGGCATTTAAAGGGGAATTCCCGATGTCGGCCGCCCCTTTAGCCAAATGAGCTGTGGATATGGTCCAGCACCGCGCGCGGCGAGGCGCAGAGGTGGCTGGCGCCGGCCTCGACGAGCTCTTTGGCGGTGCCATAGCCGTAGGTGACGCCGACCGCACGGATGCCGTTCTTGTTCGCCCCGATCACGTCGTGGCTGCGGTCGCCGATCATCACGGCCCGCGCCGGATCCGCCCCGGTCTGCTCCAGCGCATAGGCAAGCAGCTCGACCTTGTTGACGCGGGTGCCGTCGAGCTCGGAGCCGAACACCTGGTCGAAATAACCTGACAGCCCAAAATGCGCGATGATCCGCGTCGCGAACATGTGCGGCTTGGAGGTCGCCACGAACATCCGGCGCGGCCCCTGCCGCAGCGCGGCCAGCACCTGCGCGATATCGGGATAGACGGCGTTCTCGAACAGCCCGACATCGCCGAACCGCTCGCGGTACAAGGCAACCGCGTGGTCGGCGAGTTCCTCGCCGCCGAGCAGCGTCACAAAGCTTCCTCGCAGGGGAGGCCCGATGCACCAGGTCAATTCGTCCTGCGAGGGAACCGGATGGCCGAGCTTGCGCAGCGCATACTGAATCGAGCCGGTGATGCCCGGCTTCGGGTCGGTCAGTGTGCCGTCGAGGTCGAAGAAGATCGCGCCGTCAGTTGGCATACCGGGCCGTCAGGTCGCGCGAGATCTTCGAGCCCTCCTCGATGTAGCGGCGAATCGCCACCACGGCCGCCGGCGTGCAGGTGCGGTAGGTCTGCTGGAAGCCGTTATAGCCGCGGTTGAAGCCTGCGATCATGCGGGCGCGGCGGTCCCCGGAGGGGGTTTCGGCGTCGATCAGGGCCTGCATCTCGTTTCGCCATTTGGCCCCTTCATTGGCGCCGCAGATGCCCCGCAAATAGTGCAGGGTGCCGAGGATCTCGGCCAGCCGCTGCAGGTCGCCGTCGAACGGCGCAGCCGCGTCCTGCGCCCGGGCGGGCGTCACGAGGCATGCCGACAGCACAATCAAAACGGCGAAACAGGCTTTGCGCATCAGGGGTTCCGGGACGGCCCGTGGTATGCCCCCGCAATGCGCCCGAGGCAAGGCAGCGAAAGCCCCGAATCGGGCCTCAAATCAGCCCCCTAGCGGCCGCGATCACTTCGTGGAGCCCGCCGGTGACCTTGAGGTCGCCGATCTCCTCAGGCCGCAGCCATTTGAAATCGTCATGCTCGTCGTTCAGCACCGGTTCCCCTGACACCCAGCGCGCCGCGAAGGTCATGATCAGATAGTGCCCGGCGCCGGGTCCGGCCGGCAGCACCTCGCGCCAGCCGGCCAGGCCCAGGATCTCGATGCGCAGGCCGGTTTCTTCATCGACCTCGCGGTGCAGGGCGGTGTGCAGGGATTCGCCGAATTCGACCCGACCGCCGGGCAGCGAATAGAAGCCCTTGCCGGGCGAGCGGGCGCGGCGCACCAGCAGCGCCTTGCCCTCGCGGAAGATCGCGCCGGAGACGGCGAGCTGCGGACGGATCGGGGGGTCTGAAGAGGTCAAGGCAATCGGCAACCGGTTTCAAACACCATCATGCCCGATAAATCAGGCGCTCGCCATGATGCTGTCGACATCGGCCTCCGCGGCGCCGTTGATGACGCCGGCGGTCAGCATCACCAGCGGCTTGACCCAGACGATCGCCTGCTCGGCGAGCGCGACCCGGCTCGTGTCCTGCTGCAACTGGCGCATCGCCGAGCCGACCTCGAGCAGGATCCGCGTCATGCTGGCGGTGAGTTGGTCGAATTCGGCGCGGATCTCGCCGTCCGCCATCTGATAGGCCTCGATCGCCAGATCGCGCGCCTTGAAGCTGGAAGCCGTGAAATGCTCGGCATAGGACAGCGGCCGCCACTCCAGGAAATCGCTGGCGCATTCCGGCATATCCGGAATCATCTCCAGCAGCATGATGGCTTCGTTGAAGTGATTGAGGTAGTCGGTCGCAAGCCCGGTGCGGGGATTGATGTTGGCGGCGCGCAACTGCGCGGCCCGCGCCTCATCGGGATACGTCGGTCGCGGGGATGAGCCCGCTATGGCGGCCGTTGAGGTCATCTGATGCAGTCTTTAACGGTCGGGGTTAAAGCGGATTAAACGGATACCTATTTGGATGGGATATGTGCGGACGCTTTGTCATCACCTCGCCGCCGGCGGCCTTGCGGCAGATCTTCGGCTACATCGAGCAGCCGAATTTTCCGCCGCGGTATAATGTTGCGCCGACCCAGCCGATCCCGGTCGTGATCCTGGACAATGGCGGCCGGCATTTTCAATTGATGCGCTGGGGCCTGATCCCGTCCTGGGTCAAGGATCCTCGCACCTTCTCGCTGTTGATCAACGCCCGCTCTGAGACGGTGCGCGAGAAGCCGGCGTTCAAGAATGCGCTTCTGCGGCGTCGCGCGCTGGTGCCGGCCGACGGCTATTACGAATGGCAGGATGCCGGCGGCCGCAGGCGTCCGTTCTTCATCCATCGCCGCGACGGCCATCCGATTGCGTTCGCCGCGCTCGCCGAGACCTGGATGGGCCCGAACGGCGAGGAGCAGGACACCGTCGCGATCGTCACCGCGCCGGCAAGCCGCGACCTCGCGAGCCTGCATCACCGTGTCCCCGTCACCATCGCGCCCGACGCCTTCGAGCGCTGGCTCGACTGCCGCGCCAACGACGTCGACGACGTGATGCCGATGCTGAGGGGACCCGAGGTCGGTGAGTTCGGCTGGCACCAGGTGACGACGCGCGTGAACAGCTTTGCGAACGACGACGCACAACTCATGCTGCCGATGACCGCGGAAGAGATCGCCGCCGAGGAAGCCCCGCCGCCGAAGAAGCCCGCGCCGCGCAAGACACCGGTGCGCGAGGACGACGGGCAGGGGTCGTTGTTCTGAGGCGCGAGTGCAGCCACGAGCACGCTGCGCTCCCTCTCCCGCTTGCGGGGGAGGGCGGGGGTAGGGTGTTGCCGCGAGTCGGACCCTTCGTGTGGGGAGAGCCCCCACCCGCATCGCATCTGACGATGCGACGCGACCTCCCCCGCAAGCGGGAGAGGTGCAGCGAGTTTGCCGACAAACCTTTCGCTCCTCAGCAACGAATGAAATTCATGCTTCATGGATCAGGCGCCG
The DNA window shown above is from Bradyrhizobium sp. ISRA464 and carries:
- a CDS encoding SOS response-associated peptidase; its protein translation is MCGRFVITSPPAALRQIFGYIEQPNFPPRYNVAPTQPIPVVILDNGGRHFQLMRWGLIPSWVKDPRTFSLLINARSETVREKPAFKNALLRRRALVPADGYYEWQDAGGRRRPFFIHRRDGHPIAFAALAETWMGPNGEEQDTVAIVTAPASRDLASLHHRVPVTIAPDAFERWLDCRANDVDDVMPMLRGPEVGEFGWHQVTTRVNSFANDDAQLMLPMTAEEIAAEEAPPPKKPAPRKTPVREDDGQGSLF